A genomic region of Caloenas nicobarica isolate bCalNic1 chromosome 9, bCalNic1.hap1, whole genome shotgun sequence contains the following coding sequences:
- the PABPN1L gene encoding embryonic polyadenylate-binding protein 2 — protein sequence MFGGRASPLFLDTSGIWWKDPPSLAAVEAPWDVTELAALWKAADDDSDLSHLEGDSKKELDVQDLELEAIKARVREMEKEDERLKKLQLEAESRFILSSEAGLFPKTTEVDQRSIYVGNVDYGSTAEELESHFHSCGQVNRVTILCDKFSGHPKGYAYIEFEEKSSVKAAVELDESVFRGRVIKVLPKRTNMPGISSTDRGGYRGCFQARGGLSQHGGYYRGQQPRVRGRMYRGRARLLPWYFPY from the exons ATGTTCGGGGGCCGGGCGAG TCCCCTCTTCCTGGATACTTCAGGGATCTGGTGGAAGGACCCACCGTCCCTGGCAGCAGTGGAGGCGCCTTGGGAtgtgacagagctggcagctctgTGGAAGGCTGCAGATGATGACTCAGACCTGAGCCACCTGGAGGGAGACAGCAAGAAGGAGCTGGATGTGCAGGACCTG GAGCTGGAGGCCATCAAAGCCAGAGTGCGGGAGATGGAGAAAGAGGATGAGAGGCTGAAGAAGTTGCAGCTGGAAGCTGAGAGCCGCTTCATCCTGAGCTCGGAGGCAG GTCTCTTCCCAAAGACAACCGAGGTTGACCAGCGATCCATCTATGTGGGCAAC GTGGACTATGGGAGCACGGCGGAGGAGCTGGAGTCCCACTTCCACAGCTGCGGGCAGGTCAACCGAGTGACCATCCTCTGCGACAAGTTCTCAGGGCATCCCAAAGG GTACGCCTACATCGAGTTTGAGGAGAAGAGCTCCGTGAAGGCTGCGGTGGAGCTGGATGAGAGTGTGTTCAGAGGCCGTGTCATTAAG GTCCTGCCCAAGAGGACCAACATGCCGGGCATCAGCAGCACTGACCGCGGGGGCTACCGGGGCTGCTTCCAAGCCCGGGGAGGGCTGTCCCAGCATGGAGGCTACTACAGAGGGCAGCAGCCGAGGGTGCGAGGGAGGATGTACAG gGGTCGGGCAAGGCTGCTGCCGTGGTATTTTCCGTACTAG
- the CBFA2T3 gene encoding protein CBFA2T3 isoform X2, whose protein sequence is MPRGPPKQDDHVSWVRAAGRTGQDTAETRAATMPDSPADVKTQSRSTPPSMPPPPPAVTQGATRHPSFMPNTHRDAGPPTFLPRGRFHGCLKWSMVCLLMNGTSHSPTAINGAPSTPNGFSNGPATSSTASLSTHQLPPACGARQLSKLKRFLTTLQQFGNDISPEIGERVRTLVLGLVNSTLTIEEFHAKLQEATNFPLRPFVIPFLKANLPLLQRELLHCARMAKQSPAQYLAQHEQLLLDANASSPVDSADLLLEVGESGKRRTPDRTKENGLDRDPLHPEHLSKRPCTMSPAQRYSPSNGLSHPPNGLGHPPAAPALPQHYRLEDMAMAHHYRDVYRHPDPRELRERQRPAAVHGARQEEVIDHRLTDREWAEEWKHLNNLLNCIMDMVEKTRRSLTVLRRCQEADREELNHWIRRYSDAEDMKKGSPPSARPHNSSSEAPQLDAHREFAPRPLSGYMPEEIWRKAEAVNEVKRQAMSELQKAVSDAERKAHELITTERAKMERALAEAKRQASEDALTVINQQEDSSESCWNCGRKASETCSGCNTARYCGSFCQHKDWEKHHHVCGQTLQGLPAPAAPAGLPPGPCQPDAVATIASSPSETGSAAASRAGTPATPAPLETASR, encoded by the exons ATACCGCGGAGACACGGGCCGCCACCATGCCCGACTCGCCGGCCGACGTGAAGACACAGTCCAGGTCCACGCCGCCCAGCATGCCACCGCCACCGCCCGCTGTCACGCAGGGAGCCACCCGCCACCCGTCCTTCATGCCAAACACCC ATCGAGACGCTGGCCCTCCGACGTTTCTGCCTCGCGGCCGTTTTCATGGTTGCTTGAAATGGTCGATGGTCTGTCTTT TGATGAATGGGACCAGCCACTCACCCACCGCCATCAATGGGGCTCCGTCCACCCCCAACGGGTTCAGCAATGGGccagccacctcctccaccGCCTCCCTCTCCACCCACCAGCTCCCCCCGGCCTGCGGCGCCCGCCAGCTCTCCAAGCTGAAGCGTTTCCTCACCACGCTGCAGCAGTTCGGCAATGACATCTCCCCAGAGATCGGGGAGCGGGTGCGCACCCTCGTCCTGGGGCTCGTG AACTCCACGCTCACCATCGAGGAGTTCCACGCCAAGCTCCAGGAGGCCACCAACTTCCCACTGCGTCCCTTCGTCATCCCCTTCCTCAAG GCCAACCTGCCGCTGCTGCAGCGGGAGCTGCTGCACTGCGCCCGCATGGCCAAGCAGAGCCCGGCGCAGTACCTGGCGCAGCacgagcagctgctgctggacgCCAACGCCTCCTCGCCCGTCGACTCCGCCgacctgctgctggaggtgggCGAGAGCGGCAAGAGGAGGACGCCAGACAG gACCAAAGAGAACGGTTTGGACCGAGACCCCCTGCACCCCGAGCACCTCAGCAAGCGGCCGTGCACCATGAGCCCGGCGCAGCGCTACAGCCCCAGCAACGGGCTCAGCCACCCCCCAAACGGGCTGGGAcacccgcccgccgcccccgccctgccccagCACTACCGCCTGGAGGACATGGCCATGGCACATCACTATCGCGACGTCTACCGGCACCCCGACCCCCGGGAGCTCCGCGAGCGCCAGCGGCCCGCCG CGGTGCACGGGGCACGGCAGGAGGAGGTGATCGACCACCGGCTCACCGACCGGGAGTGGGCGGAGGAGTGGAAACACCTCAACAAC CTGCTGAACTGCATCATGGACATGGTGGAGAAGACGCGGCGGTCGCTGACGGTGCTGCGGCGGTGCCAGGAGGCCGACCGAGAGGAGCTGAACCACTGGATCCGGCGCTACAGCGATGCCGAGGACATGAAGAAAGGCAgccccccctccgcccgcccccaCAACAGCTCCTCCGAGGCACCTCAGTTAG ACGCTCACCGGGAGTTTGCGCCGCGGCCGCTCTCCGGGTACATGCCGGAGGAGATCTGGAGGAAGGCTG AAGCTGTGAACGAGGTGAAGCGCCAGGCCATGTCCGAGCTGCAGAAGGCCGTGTCGGACGCTGAGCGGAAAGCCCACGAGCTGATCACGACGGAGCGAGCCAAGATGGAGCGAGCCCTGGCTGAGGCCAAGCGCCAGGCGTCCGAGGACGCCCTGACCGTCATCAACCAGCAAGAGGACTCGAGCGAG agctgctggaactgTGGGCGCAAAGCCAGCGAGACCTGCAGCGGCTGCAACACCGCCCGCTACTGCGGCTCCTTCTGCCAGCACAAGGATTGGGAGAAGCACCACCACGTCTGCGGGCAGACTCTGCAGGGGCtgccggcccccgccgcccccgccgggctGCCCCCGGGTCCCTGCCAGCCTGACGCCGTGGCCACCATCGCCAGCAGCCCCAGCGAGACGGGCTCGGCGGCCGCTTCCCGCGCCGGCACGCCGGCCACCCCGGCTCCGCTGGAGACCGCGTCCCGCTGA
- the CBFA2T3 gene encoding protein CBFA2T3 isoform X3, which produces MPRGPPKQDDHVSWVRAAGRTGQDTAETRAATMPDSPADVKTQSRSTPPSMPPPPPAVTQGATRHPSFMPNTLMNGTSHSPTAINGAPSTPNGFSNGPATSSTASLSTHQLPPACGARQLSKLKRFLTTLQQFGNDISPEIGERVRTLVLGLVNSTLTIEEFHAKLQEATNFPLRPFVIPFLKANLPLLQRELLHCARMAKQSPAQYLAQHEQLLLDANASSPVDSADLLLEVGESGKRRTPDRTKENGLDRDPLHPEHLSKRPCTMSPAQRYSPSNGLSHPPNGLGHPPAAPALPQHYRLEDMAMAHHYRDVYRHPDPRELRERQRPAAVHGARQEEVIDHRLTDREWAEEWKHLNNLLNCIMDMVEKTRRSLTVLRRCQEADREELNHWIRRYSDAEDMKKGSPPSARPHNSSSEAPQLDAHREFAPRPLSGYMPEEIWRKAEEAVNEVKRQAMSELQKAVSDAERKAHELITTERAKMERALAEAKRQASEDALTVINQQEDSSESCWNCGRKASETCSGCNTARYCGSFCQHKDWEKHHHVCGQTLQGLPAPAAPAGLPPGPCQPDAVATIASSPSETGSAAASRAGTPATPAPLETASR; this is translated from the exons ATACCGCGGAGACACGGGCCGCCACCATGCCCGACTCGCCGGCCGACGTGAAGACACAGTCCAGGTCCACGCCGCCCAGCATGCCACCGCCACCGCCCGCTGTCACGCAGGGAGCCACCCGCCACCCGTCCTTCATGCCAAACACCC TGATGAATGGGACCAGCCACTCACCCACCGCCATCAATGGGGCTCCGTCCACCCCCAACGGGTTCAGCAATGGGccagccacctcctccaccGCCTCCCTCTCCACCCACCAGCTCCCCCCGGCCTGCGGCGCCCGCCAGCTCTCCAAGCTGAAGCGTTTCCTCACCACGCTGCAGCAGTTCGGCAATGACATCTCCCCAGAGATCGGGGAGCGGGTGCGCACCCTCGTCCTGGGGCTCGTG AACTCCACGCTCACCATCGAGGAGTTCCACGCCAAGCTCCAGGAGGCCACCAACTTCCCACTGCGTCCCTTCGTCATCCCCTTCCTCAAG GCCAACCTGCCGCTGCTGCAGCGGGAGCTGCTGCACTGCGCCCGCATGGCCAAGCAGAGCCCGGCGCAGTACCTGGCGCAGCacgagcagctgctgctggacgCCAACGCCTCCTCGCCCGTCGACTCCGCCgacctgctgctggaggtgggCGAGAGCGGCAAGAGGAGGACGCCAGACAG gACCAAAGAGAACGGTTTGGACCGAGACCCCCTGCACCCCGAGCACCTCAGCAAGCGGCCGTGCACCATGAGCCCGGCGCAGCGCTACAGCCCCAGCAACGGGCTCAGCCACCCCCCAAACGGGCTGGGAcacccgcccgccgcccccgccctgccccagCACTACCGCCTGGAGGACATGGCCATGGCACATCACTATCGCGACGTCTACCGGCACCCCGACCCCCGGGAGCTCCGCGAGCGCCAGCGGCCCGCCG CGGTGCACGGGGCACGGCAGGAGGAGGTGATCGACCACCGGCTCACCGACCGGGAGTGGGCGGAGGAGTGGAAACACCTCAACAAC CTGCTGAACTGCATCATGGACATGGTGGAGAAGACGCGGCGGTCGCTGACGGTGCTGCGGCGGTGCCAGGAGGCCGACCGAGAGGAGCTGAACCACTGGATCCGGCGCTACAGCGATGCCGAGGACATGAAGAAAGGCAgccccccctccgcccgcccccaCAACAGCTCCTCCGAGGCACCTCAGTTAG ACGCTCACCGGGAGTTTGCGCCGCGGCCGCTCTCCGGGTACATGCCGGAGGAGATCTGGAGGAAGGCTG AAGAAGCTGTGAACGAGGTGAAGCGCCAGGCCATGTCCGAGCTGCAGAAGGCCGTGTCGGACGCTGAGCGGAAAGCCCACGAGCTGATCACGACGGAGCGAGCCAAGATGGAGCGAGCCCTGGCTGAGGCCAAGCGCCAGGCGTCCGAGGACGCCCTGACCGTCATCAACCAGCAAGAGGACTCGAGCGAG agctgctggaactgTGGGCGCAAAGCCAGCGAGACCTGCAGCGGCTGCAACACCGCCCGCTACTGCGGCTCCTTCTGCCAGCACAAGGATTGGGAGAAGCACCACCACGTCTGCGGGCAGACTCTGCAGGGGCtgccggcccccgccgcccccgccgggctGCCCCCGGGTCCCTGCCAGCCTGACGCCGTGGCCACCATCGCCAGCAGCCCCAGCGAGACGGGCTCGGCGGCCGCTTCCCGCGCCGGCACGCCGGCCACCCCGGCTCCGCTGGAGACCGCGTCCCGCTGA
- the CBFA2T3 gene encoding protein CBFA2T3 isoform X1: MPRGPPKQDDHVSWVRAAGRTGQDTAETRAATMPDSPADVKTQSRSTPPSMPPPPPAVTQGATRHPSFMPNTHRDAGPPTFLPRGRFHGCLKWSMVCLLMNGTSHSPTAINGAPSTPNGFSNGPATSSTASLSTHQLPPACGARQLSKLKRFLTTLQQFGNDISPEIGERVRTLVLGLVNSTLTIEEFHAKLQEATNFPLRPFVIPFLKANLPLLQRELLHCARMAKQSPAQYLAQHEQLLLDANASSPVDSADLLLEVGESGKRRTPDRTKENGLDRDPLHPEHLSKRPCTMSPAQRYSPSNGLSHPPNGLGHPPAAPALPQHYRLEDMAMAHHYRDVYRHPDPRELRERQRPAAVHGARQEEVIDHRLTDREWAEEWKHLNNLLNCIMDMVEKTRRSLTVLRRCQEADREELNHWIRRYSDAEDMKKGSPPSARPHNSSSEAPQLDAHREFAPRPLSGYMPEEIWRKAEEAVNEVKRQAMSELQKAVSDAERKAHELITTERAKMERALAEAKRQASEDALTVINQQEDSSESCWNCGRKASETCSGCNTARYCGSFCQHKDWEKHHHVCGQTLQGLPAPAAPAGLPPGPCQPDAVATIASSPSETGSAAASRAGTPATPAPLETASR; the protein is encoded by the exons ATACCGCGGAGACACGGGCCGCCACCATGCCCGACTCGCCGGCCGACGTGAAGACACAGTCCAGGTCCACGCCGCCCAGCATGCCACCGCCACCGCCCGCTGTCACGCAGGGAGCCACCCGCCACCCGTCCTTCATGCCAAACACCC ATCGAGACGCTGGCCCTCCGACGTTTCTGCCTCGCGGCCGTTTTCATGGTTGCTTGAAATGGTCGATGGTCTGTCTTT TGATGAATGGGACCAGCCACTCACCCACCGCCATCAATGGGGCTCCGTCCACCCCCAACGGGTTCAGCAATGGGccagccacctcctccaccGCCTCCCTCTCCACCCACCAGCTCCCCCCGGCCTGCGGCGCCCGCCAGCTCTCCAAGCTGAAGCGTTTCCTCACCACGCTGCAGCAGTTCGGCAATGACATCTCCCCAGAGATCGGGGAGCGGGTGCGCACCCTCGTCCTGGGGCTCGTG AACTCCACGCTCACCATCGAGGAGTTCCACGCCAAGCTCCAGGAGGCCACCAACTTCCCACTGCGTCCCTTCGTCATCCCCTTCCTCAAG GCCAACCTGCCGCTGCTGCAGCGGGAGCTGCTGCACTGCGCCCGCATGGCCAAGCAGAGCCCGGCGCAGTACCTGGCGCAGCacgagcagctgctgctggacgCCAACGCCTCCTCGCCCGTCGACTCCGCCgacctgctgctggaggtgggCGAGAGCGGCAAGAGGAGGACGCCAGACAG gACCAAAGAGAACGGTTTGGACCGAGACCCCCTGCACCCCGAGCACCTCAGCAAGCGGCCGTGCACCATGAGCCCGGCGCAGCGCTACAGCCCCAGCAACGGGCTCAGCCACCCCCCAAACGGGCTGGGAcacccgcccgccgcccccgccctgccccagCACTACCGCCTGGAGGACATGGCCATGGCACATCACTATCGCGACGTCTACCGGCACCCCGACCCCCGGGAGCTCCGCGAGCGCCAGCGGCCCGCCG CGGTGCACGGGGCACGGCAGGAGGAGGTGATCGACCACCGGCTCACCGACCGGGAGTGGGCGGAGGAGTGGAAACACCTCAACAAC CTGCTGAACTGCATCATGGACATGGTGGAGAAGACGCGGCGGTCGCTGACGGTGCTGCGGCGGTGCCAGGAGGCCGACCGAGAGGAGCTGAACCACTGGATCCGGCGCTACAGCGATGCCGAGGACATGAAGAAAGGCAgccccccctccgcccgcccccaCAACAGCTCCTCCGAGGCACCTCAGTTAG ACGCTCACCGGGAGTTTGCGCCGCGGCCGCTCTCCGGGTACATGCCGGAGGAGATCTGGAGGAAGGCTG AAGAAGCTGTGAACGAGGTGAAGCGCCAGGCCATGTCCGAGCTGCAGAAGGCCGTGTCGGACGCTGAGCGGAAAGCCCACGAGCTGATCACGACGGAGCGAGCCAAGATGGAGCGAGCCCTGGCTGAGGCCAAGCGCCAGGCGTCCGAGGACGCCCTGACCGTCATCAACCAGCAAGAGGACTCGAGCGAG agctgctggaactgTGGGCGCAAAGCCAGCGAGACCTGCAGCGGCTGCAACACCGCCCGCTACTGCGGCTCCTTCTGCCAGCACAAGGATTGGGAGAAGCACCACCACGTCTGCGGGCAGACTCTGCAGGGGCtgccggcccccgccgcccccgccgggctGCCCCCGGGTCCCTGCCAGCCTGACGCCGTGGCCACCATCGCCAGCAGCCCCAGCGAGACGGGCTCGGCGGCCGCTTCCCGCGCCGGCACGCCGGCCACCCCGGCTCCGCTGGAGACCGCGTCCCGCTGA
- the CBFA2T3 gene encoding protein CBFA2T3 isoform X4 — protein MPDSPADVKTQSRSTPPSMPPPPPAVTQGATRHPSFMPNTHRDAGPPTFLPRGRFHGCLKWSMVCLLMNGTSHSPTAINGAPSTPNGFSNGPATSSTASLSTHQLPPACGARQLSKLKRFLTTLQQFGNDISPEIGERVRTLVLGLVNSTLTIEEFHAKLQEATNFPLRPFVIPFLKANLPLLQRELLHCARMAKQSPAQYLAQHEQLLLDANASSPVDSADLLLEVGESGKRRTPDRTKENGLDRDPLHPEHLSKRPCTMSPAQRYSPSNGLSHPPNGLGHPPAAPALPQHYRLEDMAMAHHYRDVYRHPDPRELRERQRPAAVHGARQEEVIDHRLTDREWAEEWKHLNNLLNCIMDMVEKTRRSLTVLRRCQEADREELNHWIRRYSDAEDMKKGSPPSARPHNSSSEAPQLDAHREFAPRPLSGYMPEEIWRKAEEAVNEVKRQAMSELQKAVSDAERKAHELITTERAKMERALAEAKRQASEDALTVINQQEDSSESCWNCGRKASETCSGCNTARYCGSFCQHKDWEKHHHVCGQTLQGLPAPAAPAGLPPGPCQPDAVATIASSPSETGSAAASRAGTPATPAPLETASR, from the exons ATGCCCGACTCGCCGGCCGACGTGAAGACACAGTCCAGGTCCACGCCGCCCAGCATGCCACCGCCACCGCCCGCTGTCACGCAGGGAGCCACCCGCCACCCGTCCTTCATGCCAAACACCC ATCGAGACGCTGGCCCTCCGACGTTTCTGCCTCGCGGCCGTTTTCATGGTTGCTTGAAATGGTCGATGGTCTGTCTTT TGATGAATGGGACCAGCCACTCACCCACCGCCATCAATGGGGCTCCGTCCACCCCCAACGGGTTCAGCAATGGGccagccacctcctccaccGCCTCCCTCTCCACCCACCAGCTCCCCCCGGCCTGCGGCGCCCGCCAGCTCTCCAAGCTGAAGCGTTTCCTCACCACGCTGCAGCAGTTCGGCAATGACATCTCCCCAGAGATCGGGGAGCGGGTGCGCACCCTCGTCCTGGGGCTCGTG AACTCCACGCTCACCATCGAGGAGTTCCACGCCAAGCTCCAGGAGGCCACCAACTTCCCACTGCGTCCCTTCGTCATCCCCTTCCTCAAG GCCAACCTGCCGCTGCTGCAGCGGGAGCTGCTGCACTGCGCCCGCATGGCCAAGCAGAGCCCGGCGCAGTACCTGGCGCAGCacgagcagctgctgctggacgCCAACGCCTCCTCGCCCGTCGACTCCGCCgacctgctgctggaggtgggCGAGAGCGGCAAGAGGAGGACGCCAGACAG gACCAAAGAGAACGGTTTGGACCGAGACCCCCTGCACCCCGAGCACCTCAGCAAGCGGCCGTGCACCATGAGCCCGGCGCAGCGCTACAGCCCCAGCAACGGGCTCAGCCACCCCCCAAACGGGCTGGGAcacccgcccgccgcccccgccctgccccagCACTACCGCCTGGAGGACATGGCCATGGCACATCACTATCGCGACGTCTACCGGCACCCCGACCCCCGGGAGCTCCGCGAGCGCCAGCGGCCCGCCG CGGTGCACGGGGCACGGCAGGAGGAGGTGATCGACCACCGGCTCACCGACCGGGAGTGGGCGGAGGAGTGGAAACACCTCAACAAC CTGCTGAACTGCATCATGGACATGGTGGAGAAGACGCGGCGGTCGCTGACGGTGCTGCGGCGGTGCCAGGAGGCCGACCGAGAGGAGCTGAACCACTGGATCCGGCGCTACAGCGATGCCGAGGACATGAAGAAAGGCAgccccccctccgcccgcccccaCAACAGCTCCTCCGAGGCACCTCAGTTAG ACGCTCACCGGGAGTTTGCGCCGCGGCCGCTCTCCGGGTACATGCCGGAGGAGATCTGGAGGAAGGCTG AAGAAGCTGTGAACGAGGTGAAGCGCCAGGCCATGTCCGAGCTGCAGAAGGCCGTGTCGGACGCTGAGCGGAAAGCCCACGAGCTGATCACGACGGAGCGAGCCAAGATGGAGCGAGCCCTGGCTGAGGCCAAGCGCCAGGCGTCCGAGGACGCCCTGACCGTCATCAACCAGCAAGAGGACTCGAGCGAG agctgctggaactgTGGGCGCAAAGCCAGCGAGACCTGCAGCGGCTGCAACACCGCCCGCTACTGCGGCTCCTTCTGCCAGCACAAGGATTGGGAGAAGCACCACCACGTCTGCGGGCAGACTCTGCAGGGGCtgccggcccccgccgcccccgccgggctGCCCCCGGGTCCCTGCCAGCCTGACGCCGTGGCCACCATCGCCAGCAGCCCCAGCGAGACGGGCTCGGCGGCCGCTTCCCGCGCCGGCACGCCGGCCACCCCGGCTCCGCTGGAGACCGCGTCCCGCTGA